Proteins co-encoded in one Bombus pyrosoma isolate SC7728 linkage group LG4, ASM1482585v1, whole genome shotgun sequence genomic window:
- the LOC122567069 gene encoding TBC1 domain family member 15-like isoform X2, whose translation MRRNQPLFVQAADLYKNTSKMFEPTEQGKDLCIHTGVVLRSANTREDEVHSLGTLNIVEYSFGKCIEWKPIEDSVVSENQDQDPEWSLVDTHIRRTRTSSEGPDSFGRTRTVRILFSDLNSFRVNHGGQQLIFMQKDGTTYVAFFQLSNAESFVNSLKGFIKFVKSRTNRNLYIVVDEVQSVLSKSFAELDLFQENTSDYVWKFVKNLHNRPYETTLEAFSKLADICLYKDPAKRPVEEAVADILNNSFTIDVPPLPVSVGSGEEYEMIGEHELGVVLPPRPPCPRGTPLSQEQWNKYKDPEERILNPQEVKEIIFHGGIVPSLRFEVWKFLLNYYPWNSTHIERLELKKKKTDEYFMMKLQWKSMTPVQENNFSDYRDRKSLIEKDVNRTDRTHPYYSGDNNPHLAQLYDILMTYVMYNFDLGYVQGMSDLLSPILCLMESEVDAFWCFVGFMNKVSTNFEIDQAGMKAQLCQLYTLLSTTDPQLAHYLNKHDSGNMFFCFRWLLVLFKREFNAVDIMRLWEVLWTDLPCKNFHLLLCAAILDTERNVLMENRYGLTEILKHINDLSHHIELPWTLSKAEGIYCQLMSVADQLPDNVRVIIGLEPMNKTSPISEIENGEASGHNLVIDGADSNPRRDSTESGNINFEDNEVSFERGLNLSYM comes from the exons ATGCGACGAAATCAGCCATTATTCGTTCAGGCTGCtgatttatacaaaaatacatcTAAAATGTTTGAGCCGACAGAACAGGGAAAG gaTTTATGCATTCATACGGGAGTTGTACTACGAAGTGCAAACACAAGGGAAGATGAGGTTCACAGTCTAGGCAcattaaatatcgttgaatat AGTTTTGGCAAATGTATAGAGTGGAAACCCATAGAAGACTCTGTAGTATCAGAGAATCAAGATCAAGACCCAGAATGGTCTTTGGTAGATACTCATATCAGACGTACGCGTACTTCATCGGAAGGACCAGATTCTTTTGGACGTACAAGGACTGTTAGAATTTTGTTCTCAGATTTAAACTCCTTTCGTGTAAATCATGGGGGGCAGCAGcttatatttatgcaaaaggATGGTACTACCTACGTTGCCTTCTTCCAGCTATCTAATGCTGAAAGTTTTGTAAATTCTCTAAaaggatttattaaatttgtaaaatctcGTACAAACAGAAATTTGTACATTGTAGTGGATGAGGTCCAATCAGTACTAAGTAAATCATTTGCTGAATTGGACTTATTTCAAGAGAACACTTCAGATTatgtttggaaatttgtaaaaaatttacataaccGTCCATATGAAACAACATTGGAAGCATTTAGTAAACTGGCAGATATCTGCT TATACAAAGACCCCGCTAAACGTCCAGTCGAAGAAGCAGTTgcagatatattaaataattcttttacaattGATGTTCCTCCTCTACCAGTATCGGTAGGTTCTGGGGAGGAATATGAAATGATTGGGGAACATGAATTGGGTGTAGTATTACCCCCAAGACCACCTTGTCCAAGAG GTACTCCACTGTCACAAGAACAGTGGAACAAATATAAGGATCcggaagaaagaattttaaatcctCAAGaagtgaaagaaattatttttcatggg gGTATTGTACCATCATTACGTTTCGAAGtgtggaaatttttattaaattattatccatGGAATTCTACGCATATTGAAAGATTAgaacttaaaaaaaagaagactgATGAATACTTTATGATGAAGTTACAATGGAAGTCGATGACGCCTGTACAAGAGAATAATTTCTCTGATTACCGAGATCGAAAGAGTTTGATAG aaaaggaTGTGAACAGAACAGATAGAACGCATCCGTACTACTCGGGTGATAATAATCCTCATTTAGCACAATTATATGATATTCTTATGACCTATGTAATGTACAATTTTGATTTGGGATACGTTCAAGGTATGAGTGATCTTCTGAGTcctattttatgtttaatggAAAGTGAGGTTGATGCGTTTTGGTGCTTTGTTGGTTTTATGAACAAAGTg AGTACCAATTTTGAAATAGACCAAGCTGGGATGAAGGCCCAATTGTGCCAATTATATACTCTTCTGAGTACTACAGATCCACAATTAGCACATTACTTGAACAAGCACGATTCAGGAAATATGTTCTTTTGCTTTCGTTGGCTTTtggtattatttaaaagagaatTCAACGCGGTTGATATAATGAGATTATGGGAAGTATTATGGACTGACTTACCGTGTAAGAATTTTCATCTCCTTTTATGTGCAGCTATTTTGGATACAGAAAGAAATGTGCTTATGGAAAATCGTTATGGACTTACAGAAATATTGAAg CACATAAACGATCTTTCACACCATATTGAATTGCCTTGGACATTATCTAAAGCAGAGGGTATCTATTGTCAATTAATGTCAGTTGCGGACCAGTTGCCTGATAATGTTCGCGTAATAATTGGACTTGAACCTATGAATAAAACGTCACCAATaagtgaaatagaaaatggTGAAGCTTCTGGTCATAATCTCGTAATTGATGGAGCTGATAGTAATCCAAGGAGAGATAGCACAGAAAGCggcaatattaattttgaagataatgaagtttcgttcgaacgcggattaaatttatcgtacaTGTGA
- the LOC122567069 gene encoding TBC1 domain family member 15-like isoform X1 has translation MRRNQPLFVQAADLYKNTSKMFEPTEQGKDLCIHTGVVLRSANTREDEVHSLGTLNIVEYSFGKCIEWKPIEDSVVSENQDQDPEWSLVDTHIRRTRTSSEGPDSFGRTRTVRILFSDLNSFRVNHGGQQLIFMQKDGTTYVAFFQLSNAESFVNSLKGFIKFVKSRTNRNLYIVVDEVQSVLSKSFAELDLFQENTSDYVWKFVKNLHNRPYETTLEAFSKLADICLYKDPAKRPVEEAVADILNNSFTIDVPPLPVSVGSGEEYEMIGEHELGVVLPPRPPCPRGTPLSQEQWNKYKDPEERILNPQEVKEIIFHGGIVPSLRFEVWKFLLNYYPWNSTHIERLELKKKKTDEYFMMKLQWKSMTPVQENNFSDYRDRKSLIEKDVNRTDRTHPYYSGDNNPHLAQLYDILMTYVMYNFDLGYVQGMSDLLSPILCLMESEVDAFWCFVGFMNKVSTNFEIDQAGMKAQLCQLYTLLSTTDPQLAHYLNKHDSGNMFFCFRWLLVLFKREFNAVDIMRLWEVLWTDLPCKNFHLLLCAAILDTERNVLMENRYGLTEILKYTLQHINDLSHHIELPWTLSKAEGIYCQLMSVADQLPDNVRVIIGLEPMNKTSPISEIENGEASGHNLVIDGADSNPRRDSTESGNINFEDNEVSFERGLNLSYM, from the exons ATGCGACGAAATCAGCCATTATTCGTTCAGGCTGCtgatttatacaaaaatacatcTAAAATGTTTGAGCCGACAGAACAGGGAAAG gaTTTATGCATTCATACGGGAGTTGTACTACGAAGTGCAAACACAAGGGAAGATGAGGTTCACAGTCTAGGCAcattaaatatcgttgaatat AGTTTTGGCAAATGTATAGAGTGGAAACCCATAGAAGACTCTGTAGTATCAGAGAATCAAGATCAAGACCCAGAATGGTCTTTGGTAGATACTCATATCAGACGTACGCGTACTTCATCGGAAGGACCAGATTCTTTTGGACGTACAAGGACTGTTAGAATTTTGTTCTCAGATTTAAACTCCTTTCGTGTAAATCATGGGGGGCAGCAGcttatatttatgcaaaaggATGGTACTACCTACGTTGCCTTCTTCCAGCTATCTAATGCTGAAAGTTTTGTAAATTCTCTAAaaggatttattaaatttgtaaaatctcGTACAAACAGAAATTTGTACATTGTAGTGGATGAGGTCCAATCAGTACTAAGTAAATCATTTGCTGAATTGGACTTATTTCAAGAGAACACTTCAGATTatgtttggaaatttgtaaaaaatttacataaccGTCCATATGAAACAACATTGGAAGCATTTAGTAAACTGGCAGATATCTGCT TATACAAAGACCCCGCTAAACGTCCAGTCGAAGAAGCAGTTgcagatatattaaataattcttttacaattGATGTTCCTCCTCTACCAGTATCGGTAGGTTCTGGGGAGGAATATGAAATGATTGGGGAACATGAATTGGGTGTAGTATTACCCCCAAGACCACCTTGTCCAAGAG GTACTCCACTGTCACAAGAACAGTGGAACAAATATAAGGATCcggaagaaagaattttaaatcctCAAGaagtgaaagaaattatttttcatggg gGTATTGTACCATCATTACGTTTCGAAGtgtggaaatttttattaaattattatccatGGAATTCTACGCATATTGAAAGATTAgaacttaaaaaaaagaagactgATGAATACTTTATGATGAAGTTACAATGGAAGTCGATGACGCCTGTACAAGAGAATAATTTCTCTGATTACCGAGATCGAAAGAGTTTGATAG aaaaggaTGTGAACAGAACAGATAGAACGCATCCGTACTACTCGGGTGATAATAATCCTCATTTAGCACAATTATATGATATTCTTATGACCTATGTAATGTACAATTTTGATTTGGGATACGTTCAAGGTATGAGTGATCTTCTGAGTcctattttatgtttaatggAAAGTGAGGTTGATGCGTTTTGGTGCTTTGTTGGTTTTATGAACAAAGTg AGTACCAATTTTGAAATAGACCAAGCTGGGATGAAGGCCCAATTGTGCCAATTATATACTCTTCTGAGTACTACAGATCCACAATTAGCACATTACTTGAACAAGCACGATTCAGGAAATATGTTCTTTTGCTTTCGTTGGCTTTtggtattatttaaaagagaatTCAACGCGGTTGATATAATGAGATTATGGGAAGTATTATGGACTGACTTACCGTGTAAGAATTTTCATCTCCTTTTATGTGCAGCTATTTTGGATACAGAAAGAAATGTGCTTATGGAAAATCGTTATGGACTTACAGAAATATTGAAg TACACATTGCAGCACATAAACGATCTTTCACACCATATTGAATTGCCTTGGACATTATCTAAAGCAGAGGGTATCTATTGTCAATTAATGTCAGTTGCGGACCAGTTGCCTGATAATGTTCGCGTAATAATTGGACTTGAACCTATGAATAAAACGTCACCAATaagtgaaatagaaaatggTGAAGCTTCTGGTCATAATCTCGTAATTGATGGAGCTGATAGTAATCCAAGGAGAGATAGCACAGAAAGCggcaatattaattttgaagataatgaagtttcgttcgaacgcggattaaatttatcgtacaTGTGA
- the LOC122567069 gene encoding TBC1 domain family member 15-like isoform X3 — translation MDLCIHTGVVLRSANTREDEVHSLGTLNIVEYSFGKCIEWKPIEDSVVSENQDQDPEWSLVDTHIRRTRTSSEGPDSFGRTRTVRILFSDLNSFRVNHGGQQLIFMQKDGTTYVAFFQLSNAESFVNSLKGFIKFVKSRTNRNLYIVVDEVQSVLSKSFAELDLFQENTSDYVWKFVKNLHNRPYETTLEAFSKLADICLYKDPAKRPVEEAVADILNNSFTIDVPPLPVSVGSGEEYEMIGEHELGVVLPPRPPCPRGTPLSQEQWNKYKDPEERILNPQEVKEIIFHGGIVPSLRFEVWKFLLNYYPWNSTHIERLELKKKKTDEYFMMKLQWKSMTPVQENNFSDYRDRKSLIEKDVNRTDRTHPYYSGDNNPHLAQLYDILMTYVMYNFDLGYVQGMSDLLSPILCLMESEVDAFWCFVGFMNKVSTNFEIDQAGMKAQLCQLYTLLSTTDPQLAHYLNKHDSGNMFFCFRWLLVLFKREFNAVDIMRLWEVLWTDLPCKNFHLLLCAAILDTERNVLMENRYGLTEILKYTLQHINDLSHHIELPWTLSKAEGIYCQLMSVADQLPDNVRVIIGLEPMNKTSPISEIENGEASGHNLVIDGADSNPRRDSTESGNINFEDNEVSFERGLNLSYM, via the exons ATG gaTTTATGCATTCATACGGGAGTTGTACTACGAAGTGCAAACACAAGGGAAGATGAGGTTCACAGTCTAGGCAcattaaatatcgttgaatat AGTTTTGGCAAATGTATAGAGTGGAAACCCATAGAAGACTCTGTAGTATCAGAGAATCAAGATCAAGACCCAGAATGGTCTTTGGTAGATACTCATATCAGACGTACGCGTACTTCATCGGAAGGACCAGATTCTTTTGGACGTACAAGGACTGTTAGAATTTTGTTCTCAGATTTAAACTCCTTTCGTGTAAATCATGGGGGGCAGCAGcttatatttatgcaaaaggATGGTACTACCTACGTTGCCTTCTTCCAGCTATCTAATGCTGAAAGTTTTGTAAATTCTCTAAaaggatttattaaatttgtaaaatctcGTACAAACAGAAATTTGTACATTGTAGTGGATGAGGTCCAATCAGTACTAAGTAAATCATTTGCTGAATTGGACTTATTTCAAGAGAACACTTCAGATTatgtttggaaatttgtaaaaaatttacataaccGTCCATATGAAACAACATTGGAAGCATTTAGTAAACTGGCAGATATCTGCT TATACAAAGACCCCGCTAAACGTCCAGTCGAAGAAGCAGTTgcagatatattaaataattcttttacaattGATGTTCCTCCTCTACCAGTATCGGTAGGTTCTGGGGAGGAATATGAAATGATTGGGGAACATGAATTGGGTGTAGTATTACCCCCAAGACCACCTTGTCCAAGAG GTACTCCACTGTCACAAGAACAGTGGAACAAATATAAGGATCcggaagaaagaattttaaatcctCAAGaagtgaaagaaattatttttcatggg gGTATTGTACCATCATTACGTTTCGAAGtgtggaaatttttattaaattattatccatGGAATTCTACGCATATTGAAAGATTAgaacttaaaaaaaagaagactgATGAATACTTTATGATGAAGTTACAATGGAAGTCGATGACGCCTGTACAAGAGAATAATTTCTCTGATTACCGAGATCGAAAGAGTTTGATAG aaaaggaTGTGAACAGAACAGATAGAACGCATCCGTACTACTCGGGTGATAATAATCCTCATTTAGCACAATTATATGATATTCTTATGACCTATGTAATGTACAATTTTGATTTGGGATACGTTCAAGGTATGAGTGATCTTCTGAGTcctattttatgtttaatggAAAGTGAGGTTGATGCGTTTTGGTGCTTTGTTGGTTTTATGAACAAAGTg AGTACCAATTTTGAAATAGACCAAGCTGGGATGAAGGCCCAATTGTGCCAATTATATACTCTTCTGAGTACTACAGATCCACAATTAGCACATTACTTGAACAAGCACGATTCAGGAAATATGTTCTTTTGCTTTCGTTGGCTTTtggtattatttaaaagagaatTCAACGCGGTTGATATAATGAGATTATGGGAAGTATTATGGACTGACTTACCGTGTAAGAATTTTCATCTCCTTTTATGTGCAGCTATTTTGGATACAGAAAGAAATGTGCTTATGGAAAATCGTTATGGACTTACAGAAATATTGAAg TACACATTGCAGCACATAAACGATCTTTCACACCATATTGAATTGCCTTGGACATTATCTAAAGCAGAGGGTATCTATTGTCAATTAATGTCAGTTGCGGACCAGTTGCCTGATAATGTTCGCGTAATAATTGGACTTGAACCTATGAATAAAACGTCACCAATaagtgaaatagaaaatggTGAAGCTTCTGGTCATAATCTCGTAATTGATGGAGCTGATAGTAATCCAAGGAGAGATAGCACAGAAAGCggcaatattaattttgaagataatgaagtttcgttcgaacgcggattaaatttatcgtacaTGTGA
- the LOC122567069 gene encoding TBC1 domain family member 15-like isoform X4, translating to MQKDGTTYVAFFQLSNAESFVNSLKGFIKFVKSRTNRNLYIVVDEVQSVLSKSFAELDLFQENTSDYVWKFVKNLHNRPYETTLEAFSKLADICLYKDPAKRPVEEAVADILNNSFTIDVPPLPVSVGSGEEYEMIGEHELGVVLPPRPPCPRGTPLSQEQWNKYKDPEERILNPQEVKEIIFHGGIVPSLRFEVWKFLLNYYPWNSTHIERLELKKKKTDEYFMMKLQWKSMTPVQENNFSDYRDRKSLIEKDVNRTDRTHPYYSGDNNPHLAQLYDILMTYVMYNFDLGYVQGMSDLLSPILCLMESEVDAFWCFVGFMNKVSTNFEIDQAGMKAQLCQLYTLLSTTDPQLAHYLNKHDSGNMFFCFRWLLVLFKREFNAVDIMRLWEVLWTDLPCKNFHLLLCAAILDTERNVLMENRYGLTEILKYTLQHINDLSHHIELPWTLSKAEGIYCQLMSVADQLPDNVRVIIGLEPMNKTSPISEIENGEASGHNLVIDGADSNPRRDSTESGNINFEDNEVSFERGLNLSYM from the exons atgcaaaaggATGGTACTACCTACGTTGCCTTCTTCCAGCTATCTAATGCTGAAAGTTTTGTAAATTCTCTAAaaggatttattaaatttgtaaaatctcGTACAAACAGAAATTTGTACATTGTAGTGGATGAGGTCCAATCAGTACTAAGTAAATCATTTGCTGAATTGGACTTATTTCAAGAGAACACTTCAGATTatgtttggaaatttgtaaaaaatttacataaccGTCCATATGAAACAACATTGGAAGCATTTAGTAAACTGGCAGATATCTGCT TATACAAAGACCCCGCTAAACGTCCAGTCGAAGAAGCAGTTgcagatatattaaataattcttttacaattGATGTTCCTCCTCTACCAGTATCGGTAGGTTCTGGGGAGGAATATGAAATGATTGGGGAACATGAATTGGGTGTAGTATTACCCCCAAGACCACCTTGTCCAAGAG GTACTCCACTGTCACAAGAACAGTGGAACAAATATAAGGATCcggaagaaagaattttaaatcctCAAGaagtgaaagaaattatttttcatggg gGTATTGTACCATCATTACGTTTCGAAGtgtggaaatttttattaaattattatccatGGAATTCTACGCATATTGAAAGATTAgaacttaaaaaaaagaagactgATGAATACTTTATGATGAAGTTACAATGGAAGTCGATGACGCCTGTACAAGAGAATAATTTCTCTGATTACCGAGATCGAAAGAGTTTGATAG aaaaggaTGTGAACAGAACAGATAGAACGCATCCGTACTACTCGGGTGATAATAATCCTCATTTAGCACAATTATATGATATTCTTATGACCTATGTAATGTACAATTTTGATTTGGGATACGTTCAAGGTATGAGTGATCTTCTGAGTcctattttatgtttaatggAAAGTGAGGTTGATGCGTTTTGGTGCTTTGTTGGTTTTATGAACAAAGTg AGTACCAATTTTGAAATAGACCAAGCTGGGATGAAGGCCCAATTGTGCCAATTATATACTCTTCTGAGTACTACAGATCCACAATTAGCACATTACTTGAACAAGCACGATTCAGGAAATATGTTCTTTTGCTTTCGTTGGCTTTtggtattatttaaaagagaatTCAACGCGGTTGATATAATGAGATTATGGGAAGTATTATGGACTGACTTACCGTGTAAGAATTTTCATCTCCTTTTATGTGCAGCTATTTTGGATACAGAAAGAAATGTGCTTATGGAAAATCGTTATGGACTTACAGAAATATTGAAg TACACATTGCAGCACATAAACGATCTTTCACACCATATTGAATTGCCTTGGACATTATCTAAAGCAGAGGGTATCTATTGTCAATTAATGTCAGTTGCGGACCAGTTGCCTGATAATGTTCGCGTAATAATTGGACTTGAACCTATGAATAAAACGTCACCAATaagtgaaatagaaaatggTGAAGCTTCTGGTCATAATCTCGTAATTGATGGAGCTGATAGTAATCCAAGGAGAGATAGCACAGAAAGCggcaatattaattttgaagataatgaagtttcgttcgaacgcggattaaatttatcgtacaTGTGA
- the LOC122567070 gene encoding gem-associated protein 8-like — protein sequence MEFVGIKRRRSRKKMRNLKKQRSQQIKFEVKFAKRRGLISDRNNIFVAKEKLIVNTMQANSFWENYSAAQEWQKRHNITWWRTRCIALEYENQILRDKLKSLVCQSSQQHTSHKRKKSGYKYQNGEEKCEEIRSNEEAENLEFHIDEEMMSFLEQSMRHKFELKKLRESETCIKKRKEEEETIQGGATWMHARNSNAKLLYGEASPTILAMETALQTTVDRHRDKAKPQYWPIIPLKP from the exons ATGGAATTTGTTGGTATAAAACGTAGAAGAAGTcgaaaaaaaatgagaaatttgaaaaagcaaCGTAGTCAACAAATAAAGTTTGAGGTTAAGTTTGCGAAACGTCGAGGATTGATTTCGgatcgtaataatattttcgttgctaaagaaaaattaattgtcaaTACGATGCAAGCTAATTCTTTTTGGGAAAATTACTCAGCTGCTCAAGAATGGCAAAAAAG gCATAACATAACTTGGTGGAGAACACGGTGTATTGCGCTGGAATATGAGAACCAAATATTaagagataaattaaaatctttggTATGCCAAAGCAGTCAACAGCATACATCACACAAACGGAAAAAGAGTGGATATAAGTATCAGAATGGAGAGGAAAAATGTGAAGAAATCAGATCTAACGAAGAAGcagaaaatttggaatttcataTAGATGAAGAAATGATGAGTTTTTTAGAGCAAAGTATGAGACATAAatttgaattgaaaaaattaagagaatCTGAAAcatgtattaaaaaaagaaaagaagaagaagagactATCCAAGGAGGAGCCACATGGATGCATGCAAGAAATAGTAacgcaaaattattatatggtGAAGCTAGCCCTACGATATTAGCAATGGAAACTGCTCTTCAAACTACGGTTGATAGACACAGAGACAAAGCAAAACCTCAGTATTGGCCAATTATTCCTTTAAAACCATAA